From the genome of Thermoflexus hugenholtzii, one region includes:
- a CDS encoding DNA translocase FtsK: MKRRTRTIHARPARDRLPRAGRNGHSSSPTLPEWVRRLGPPRWYGTPSFGRRERQIVAWLLIGLGLFSGLTLLGLSPGRWSDLWAGLLRRLFGWGSLPVALSWVGMGGWILLRTMGRAPLPNGWRLLALEVASLGLFGLAHGLALLDGGAPWEIIERGEGGGTLGWLVWTAVSTPLGPGMGTVLLIGLTGVSGWLALARSGLPSPPPVEAPAPAAPAPQPAPVPAKPPAPKPSRPAPADLKIVTASPSRPARVKRDRRLPPLDLLEEEEPAAVSPEEIRQKAAIIEETLRQFGLEARVVEATQGPAVTQFGLLPGYIERPGPEGEVRRQKVRVAQIAALANDLALALAAPSLRIEAPVPGRGLIGIEVPNQQIHVVRLRGLLASPEFRKVGSPLAIALGRDVAGRPVVADLAAMPHLLIAGTTGSGKSVCINALITCLVYNNTPEELRLVLIDPKMVELVRWNGLPHLYGKVEFEIERIVGVLRWLTRQMEERYRQFAAVGARNLSDFNARAEAAGEPRLPYIVLFIDELADLMMAAPVDVERTITRLAQMARATGIHLVIATQRPSVDVVTGLIKANFPARIAFAVASSVDSRVILDMPGAETLLGRGDMLFLPPDQGKPVRVQGAYVSDAEVERVVRFWQERYADERPEPAPWEGMVTPLEVGSGRAVSRIEGEEMDEEALLREALEVIKRHRGASTSLLQRKLRIGYPKAARLIDRLEELGIIGPPEASGRLRPLLIPENWEPPPDWFRRG; the protein is encoded by the coding sequence ATGAAACGGCGCACGCGGACGATCCACGCCCGACCGGCTCGCGATCGCCTGCCCCGCGCGGGCCGGAACGGACACTCCTCCTCGCCCACGCTGCCGGAGTGGGTTCGCCGTCTGGGCCCGCCCCGCTGGTATGGCACGCCGTCCTTCGGGCGGCGGGAGCGGCAGATCGTCGCCTGGCTGCTGATCGGCCTGGGGCTGTTCTCGGGGCTGACCTTGCTGGGGCTCAGCCCGGGCCGGTGGAGCGATCTGTGGGCCGGGTTGCTGCGGCGCCTCTTCGGTTGGGGCAGCCTCCCCGTGGCCCTGAGCTGGGTCGGAATGGGGGGCTGGATCCTCTTGCGGACGATGGGGCGGGCTCCGCTCCCGAACGGCTGGCGCCTCCTGGCCCTGGAGGTCGCCTCCCTGGGGCTGTTCGGCCTGGCCCACGGTCTGGCCTTGCTGGACGGCGGGGCGCCCTGGGAGATCATCGAGCGAGGCGAGGGTGGGGGAACCCTGGGCTGGCTGGTGTGGACGGCGGTCTCCACGCCGCTGGGACCGGGGATGGGGACGGTCCTTCTGATCGGGCTGACCGGGGTGAGCGGCTGGCTCGCGCTGGCCCGCTCCGGACTGCCTTCCCCGCCTCCGGTGGAAGCCCCTGCGCCGGCCGCGCCGGCGCCTCAGCCGGCCCCGGTGCCTGCGAAGCCCCCTGCGCCCAAGCCTTCCCGGCCGGCCCCGGCGGACCTGAAGATCGTCACCGCCTCGCCCTCCCGCCCCGCCCGGGTCAAGCGGGATCGGCGGCTGCCGCCGCTGGACCTGCTGGAGGAAGAGGAGCCGGCGGCGGTCTCCCCGGAGGAGATCCGGCAGAAAGCGGCCATCATCGAGGAGACCCTTCGCCAGTTCGGGCTGGAGGCCCGGGTGGTGGAGGCCACCCAGGGCCCCGCGGTCACCCAGTTTGGATTGCTGCCGGGCTACATCGAACGGCCGGGGCCGGAAGGCGAGGTGCGCCGCCAGAAGGTTCGGGTGGCCCAGATCGCCGCCCTGGCCAACGACCTCGCCCTCGCCCTGGCCGCGCCCTCCCTGCGCATCGAAGCGCCGGTCCCCGGCCGCGGCCTGATCGGCATCGAGGTCCCGAACCAGCAGATCCACGTGGTGCGCCTGCGGGGGCTGCTCGCCTCCCCGGAGTTCCGGAAGGTGGGCTCCCCGCTGGCCATCGCCCTGGGGCGGGATGTGGCCGGACGGCCGGTGGTGGCCGACCTGGCGGCGATGCCGCATCTGCTGATCGCCGGGACCACCGGCTCGGGCAAGTCGGTGTGCATCAACGCGCTGATCACCTGCCTGGTTTACAACAACACCCCGGAGGAGCTGCGGCTGGTCCTCATCGATCCCAAGATGGTGGAGCTGGTGCGGTGGAACGGGTTGCCGCACCTTTACGGGAAGGTGGAGTTCGAGATCGAGCGCATCGTGGGGGTGCTGCGCTGGCTGACCCGACAGATGGAGGAGCGCTACCGGCAGTTCGCGGCGGTCGGCGCCCGTAACCTGAGCGACTTCAACGCCCGGGCGGAGGCGGCCGGGGAGCCCCGGCTCCCGTATATCGTGCTGTTCATCGATGAGCTGGCCGATCTCATGATGGCGGCGCCGGTGGATGTGGAGCGGACCATCACGCGGCTGGCGCAGATGGCGCGGGCGACGGGGATTCATCTGGTGATCGCCACGCAGCGGCCGAGCGTGGACGTGGTGACGGGGCTGATCAAGGCGAACTTTCCGGCGCGGATTGCGTTTGCGGTGGCTTCGTCGGTGGACTCGCGGGTGATCCTGGACATGCCGGGGGCGGAGACGTTGCTGGGGCGGGGCGATATGCTCTTCCTGCCGCCCGACCAGGGGAAGCCGGTGCGGGTGCAGGGAGCCTACGTCTCCGACGCCGAGGTGGAGCGGGTGGTGCGCTTCTGGCAGGAGCGCTACGCCGATGAGCGGCCGGAGCCCGCCCCCTGGGAGGGGATGGTCACCCCGTTGGAGGTGGGCAGCGGGCGCGCCGTCAGCCGCATCGAGGGCGAGGAGATGGACGAGGAGGCCCTGCTGCGGGAGGCCCTGGAGGTCATCAAGCGCCATCGCGGGGCTTCCACTTCGTTGCTCCAGCGGAAGCTGCGCATCGGCTACCCCAAAGCGGCCCGCCTCATCGACCGCCTGGAGGAGCTGGGGATCATCGGTCCCCCGGAGGCCAGCGGCCGGCTTCGACCCCTCCTCATCCCGGAGAACTGGGAGCCACCCCCGGACTGGTTCCGTCGCGGATAA
- a CDS encoding 30S ribosomal protein S1, with the protein MRVTEPGYVPPSEEYWTALMEQGEFARWPAPEAEPEEIWEGLGMGQGRPIPMPGPWDLGAGEPDWRAARACLESGQPLTVTVVGYNRGGLIVQAEGLPRGFVPASHLLHFPNALDGPSRASALARYIGQTLQVRAIEVDEVGGRFVLSERLAHQDPRRVEALFAELRPGQVRRGVVTKVTSFGAFVDLGGFEGLLHLSEMSWGRVNDPGEVVRAGQELEVLVLEVNPQERRVQLSLKRLQPDPWETLPQRYRVGQVVEGVVTTVTHFGAFVRLEEGVEGLLHISELGATVDHPREAVREGQRVRVRILSIDPAARRIALSRRGLEADV; encoded by the coding sequence ATGCGCGTCACCGAGCCGGGTTACGTGCCGCCCTCGGAGGAATACTGGACCGCTCTGATGGAGCAGGGGGAGTTCGCGCGATGGCCGGCCCCGGAGGCCGAGCCGGAAGAGATCTGGGAGGGCCTGGGGATGGGGCAGGGACGCCCGATCCCGATGCCGGGGCCCTGGGATCTGGGAGCCGGGGAGCCGGACTGGCGGGCTGCCCGGGCCTGTCTGGAGTCGGGCCAGCCCCTTACCGTCACCGTGGTGGGCTACAACCGCGGCGGGCTGATCGTCCAGGCCGAAGGGTTGCCCAGAGGGTTCGTCCCAGCCTCTCATCTCCTGCACTTCCCCAACGCCCTGGACGGGCCCTCCCGCGCCTCCGCCCTCGCCCGGTATATCGGCCAGACCCTGCAGGTTCGGGCCATCGAGGTCGATGAGGTGGGCGGCCGCTTCGTCCTCTCGGAACGGCTGGCCCATCAGGATCCCCGCCGCGTCGAGGCCCTCTTCGCCGAGCTGCGGCCCGGCCAGGTCCGCCGCGGGGTGGTAACCAAGGTGACCTCCTTTGGGGCCTTTGTGGATCTGGGCGGGTTCGAGGGGCTGTTGCATCTCTCGGAGATGTCCTGGGGTCGGGTCAACGACCCCGGGGAGGTGGTCCGCGCAGGCCAGGAGCTCGAGGTGCTGGTCCTGGAGGTCAACCCTCAGGAGCGCCGGGTCCAGCTCTCCCTCAAGCGCCTGCAGCCGGATCCCTGGGAGACCCTCCCGCAACGTTATCGGGTGGGCCAGGTGGTGGAGGGGGTGGTCACCACCGTCACGCATTTCGGGGCCTTCGTCCGTCTGGAAGAAGGCGTGGAGGGGCTTCTGCATATTTCGGAGCTGGGGGCGACGGTGGATCATCCCCGGGAGGCGGTGCGGGAGGGCCAGCGGGTGCGGGTTCGGATCCTGAGCATCGACCCGGCGGCCCGGCGGATCGCGCTGAGCCGACGCGGCCTGGAGGCCGACGTTTGA
- a CDS encoding DNA translocase FtsK, whose product MARLRKQTAPERRRAKAGGKTREKAGGARKPASARPFRPAWPFSLTLDQQLDLLGLILFLGGILLGLGLLSLGPKPVVDALTALLGGGVFVLPLGMTASGAWLLIRRFEQAPRPHRSLVPGLLILYGWLLLTFHLLGGAGGAAGATLARLLQENLGPAGTWLVGFGMLWAGLMLTFRLPPERPLEWVIRGVRSLRAIRPSARAVRIHRPTPAPPPPASPPAPPNPPPRILGEGAPEALPPVGPEAREEPEEERLEAPLPIAPVGPKWTLPRLEEILDPGEEVEIDEGELREKARIIEETLRSLGVEARVVEVQRGPTVTLFGLEPGQISRGGRATRVKVAQIAALADDLALALSARTVRVLAPIPGRGLVGIEIPNERPALVRLRDVMESEAYRALSSPLRLPLGQTVSGEPLVADLTAMPHLLIAGATGSGKSVALNAILVSLLCTCTPEDLRLILIDPKRVELTPYNGIPHLWTPVVVEIEEVPRVLQEAMREMERRYRQFAAVGVRHIADYNRRMAERGEPRIPYLVIVVDELADLMITAPEETERRITRLAQMARATGIHLVIATQRPSVDVVTGLIKANFPARIAFAVASSVDSRVILDMPGAETLLGRGDMLFLPPDQGQPIRAQGCFVSDEEIRRVVTYWKGIRGLARPVPERRASPVRVPRPAPEPVPEPPVREPDEEGDHESDEVLLQRAIEIVRLHRRASISLLQRKLRIGYNRAARLIDLMEARGWIGPPEEGSRWRGLEGLEPPSDPGEGS is encoded by the coding sequence TTGGCCCGTCTTCGAAAGCAGACCGCCCCCGAACGACGACGCGCGAAGGCTGGCGGGAAGACCCGGGAGAAGGCCGGTGGCGCCCGCAAGCCGGCGTCCGCCCGTCCGTTCCGGCCCGCATGGCCGTTCTCTCTCACCCTGGATCAGCAGCTGGACCTGCTGGGCCTGATCCTTTTCCTGGGGGGGATCCTCCTGGGCCTCGGCCTGCTGAGCCTGGGTCCGAAGCCGGTGGTGGACGCGTTGACCGCTCTCCTCGGCGGAGGGGTCTTCGTCCTCCCCCTCGGGATGACGGCCAGCGGGGCGTGGCTCCTGATCCGGCGCTTCGAACAGGCTCCTCGTCCCCATCGCTCCCTGGTCCCGGGCTTGCTCATTCTCTACGGATGGCTTCTGCTGACGTTTCATCTCCTCGGCGGGGCGGGGGGCGCGGCCGGAGCCACCCTCGCCCGCCTCCTGCAAGAGAACCTGGGTCCCGCCGGGACCTGGCTGGTCGGCTTCGGCATGCTCTGGGCGGGCCTGATGCTGACCTTCCGTCTCCCGCCGGAGCGCCCGCTGGAGTGGGTGATCCGGGGAGTTCGCTCCCTCCGGGCGATCCGGCCATCGGCGCGCGCGGTTCGGATCCACCGCCCGACCCCTGCGCCTCCCCCGCCGGCTTCACCTCCCGCCCCGCCGAACCCCCCGCCGCGGATCCTGGGGGAGGGCGCGCCGGAGGCCCTTCCCCCGGTGGGGCCTGAAGCCCGGGAGGAGCCGGAGGAGGAGCGCCTCGAGGCGCCGCTGCCCATCGCCCCGGTGGGGCCGAAGTGGACCCTCCCCCGGCTGGAGGAGATCCTGGATCCCGGGGAGGAGGTGGAGATCGATGAAGGGGAGCTCCGGGAGAAGGCGCGGATCATCGAGGAGACGTTGCGCAGCCTGGGGGTGGAGGCCCGGGTGGTGGAGGTCCAGCGTGGGCCGACGGTGACCCTGTTCGGCCTGGAGCCGGGCCAGATCTCCCGGGGCGGGCGGGCCACCCGCGTGAAAGTGGCCCAGATCGCCGCCCTGGCCGACGATCTCGCCCTGGCCCTGTCCGCGCGCACGGTCCGCGTGCTGGCGCCCATCCCCGGGCGGGGCCTGGTGGGCATCGAGATCCCCAACGAGCGCCCCGCCCTCGTCCGCCTGCGGGACGTGATGGAGAGCGAGGCGTATCGCGCGCTGTCCTCTCCCCTGCGCCTCCCTCTGGGACAGACGGTGTCCGGGGAGCCTCTGGTCGCCGACCTCACGGCGATGCCCCATCTGCTGATCGCCGGGGCGACGGGCTCGGGGAAGTCGGTGGCCCTGAACGCCATCCTGGTTTCGTTGCTGTGCACCTGCACGCCCGAGGACCTGCGGCTGATCCTCATCGACCCGAAGCGCGTGGAGCTGACGCCCTATAACGGCATCCCCCATCTGTGGACGCCGGTGGTGGTGGAGATCGAGGAGGTCCCCCGGGTGCTCCAGGAGGCCATGCGGGAGATGGAGCGGCGCTACCGCCAGTTCGCCGCCGTCGGCGTCCGGCACATCGCCGACTACAACCGGCGGATGGCGGAGCGGGGCGAGCCCCGCATCCCCTACCTGGTCATCGTGGTGGACGAGCTGGCCGATCTCATGATCACCGCGCCGGAGGAGACCGAGCGGCGGATCACGCGGCTGGCGCAGATGGCGCGGGCGACGGGGATTCATCTGGTGATCGCCACGCAGCGGCCGAGCGTGGACGTGGTGACGGGGCTGATCAAGGCGAACTTTCCGGCGCGGATTGCGTTTGCGGTGGCTTCGTCGGTGGACTCGCGGGTGATCCTGGACATGCCGGGGGCGGAGACGTTGCTGGGGCGGGGCGATATGCTCTTCCTGCCGCCCGACCAGGGCCAGCCCATCCGCGCCCAGGGATGCTTCGTCTCCGACGAGGAGATCCGACGCGTCGTGACTTACTGGAAGGGCATCCGGGGCCTCGCCCGACCGGTCCCGGAGCGTCGGGCGTCCCCGGTGCGCGTCCCCCGACCGGCCCCGGAGCCCGTCCCCGAACCCCCGGTGCGCGAGCCGGATGAGGAAGGGGATCACGAAAGCGATGAGGTCCTGTTGCAGCGGGCCATCGAGATCGTGCGGCTTCACCGGCGGGCCTCGATCTCGCTGCTCCAGCGCAAGCTGCGCATCGGCTACAACCGGGCAGCCCGCCTGATCGACCTGATGGAAGCTCGCGGATGGATCGGCCCGCCGGAGGAGGGCAGCCGCTGGCGAGGCCTGGAGGGACTGGAACCTCCTTCGGATCCGGGCGAGGGCTCGTGA
- the amrS gene encoding AmmeMemoRadiSam system radical SAM enzyme, which yields MAEVRTLAEVLDALTRPGELYERLPDGSVRCYACGHRCLIRPGRRGICQVRFNRDGTLYVPWGYVAALQVDPTEKKPFFHVLPGSYTLTFGMLGCDLHCSYCQNWLSSQALRDPAAGVMPEEVTPQQLVALAKRYGAQLVGSSYNEPLITSEWAVAIFKEAVAQGLRCVYVSNGNLTREVLEYLRPYLVGYKIDLKSMRDKNYRALGMPLKNVLEGIRMVYESGLWLEVVTLVVPGFNDSDEELRDAAEFLASISPDIPWHVTAFHPDYKMTDRDWTPAKTLIRAAEIGKAAGLRYVYAGNLPGRVGPFENTYCPNCDALLIARHGFRILVDHLSGRGTCYRCGTPIPGIWK from the coding sequence ATGGCGGAGGTTCGGACGCTGGCGGAGGTGCTGGATGCGTTGACCCGGCCCGGAGAGCTCTATGAGCGGCTCCCGGACGGCTCGGTGCGCTGTTACGCCTGTGGCCACCGTTGTTTGATCCGTCCCGGCCGGCGGGGGATCTGCCAGGTCCGCTTCAACCGGGACGGCACCCTCTACGTCCCCTGGGGATATGTGGCCGCCCTCCAGGTGGATCCCACGGAGAAGAAGCCGTTCTTTCATGTCCTCCCCGGCTCTTACACGCTGACTTTCGGGATGTTAGGCTGCGATCTGCATTGTAGTTATTGTCAAAATTGGCTTTCATCCCAGGCCCTTCGCGATCCGGCCGCGGGGGTGATGCCGGAGGAGGTCACGCCCCAGCAGCTGGTGGCCCTGGCGAAGCGGTATGGCGCGCAGCTGGTGGGGAGCTCGTATAACGAGCCGCTGATCACCTCGGAGTGGGCGGTGGCCATCTTCAAGGAGGCGGTCGCCCAGGGCCTGCGGTGCGTCTATGTCTCCAACGGCAACCTCACCCGGGAGGTGCTGGAGTATCTCCGCCCTTACCTGGTCGGCTACAAGATCGACCTGAAGAGCATGCGCGACAAAAACTACCGGGCCCTGGGGATGCCCTTGAAGAACGTCCTGGAAGGCATCCGCATGGTCTATGAGAGCGGCCTGTGGCTGGAGGTGGTCACCCTGGTGGTGCCGGGCTTCAACGACTCCGACGAGGAGCTGCGGGACGCGGCGGAGTTCCTGGCCTCCATCTCGCCGGACATCCCATGGCATGTGACGGCCTTCCATCCGGATTACAAGATGACCGACCGGGACTGGACGCCGGCGAAGACGTTGATCCGGGCGGCGGAGATCGGGAAGGCCGCTGGCCTGCGCTACGTCTACGCGGGCAACCTGCCGGGCCGGGTGGGGCCTTTCGAGAACACGTATTGCCCGAACTGTGACGCCCTGCTCATCGCCCGCCACGGCTTCCGGATCCTGGTGGATCACCTCAGCGGGCGGGGGACCTGCTATCGCTGTGGGACGCCCATCCCGGGGATCTGGAAGTGA
- a CDS encoding DUF411 domain-containing protein yields MSIRGIGGRGRTIGILGILLLTGCGASAPARPPGGLGGEVITVYKTPTCGCCAEYVRYLRGHGLLVHVVDRDDLAPLKRQWGIPEAMWSCHTARIGPYVVEGHVPVEAIARLWAERPSALGIALPGMPPGSPGMGGARTGPLTIYLIAPDGAAHPWMQW; encoded by the coding sequence ATGTCCATTCGGGGGATCGGCGGACGCGGCCGGACGATCGGGATCCTCGGGATCCTGCTCCTCACCGGATGCGGCGCCTCCGCCCCGGCGCGCCCGCCGGGCGGGCTGGGTGGGGAGGTGATCACCGTCTACAAGACCCCCACCTGTGGCTGCTGTGCGGAATACGTCCGGTATCTCCGTGGCCATGGCCTCCTGGTCCACGTGGTGGACCGGGATGATCTGGCGCCCCTGAAGCGGCAGTGGGGGATCCCGGAGGCGATGTGGAGCTGCCACACGGCCCGGATCGGCCCTTATGTCGTGGAAGGCCATGTGCCGGTGGAGGCCATCGCCCGCCTGTGGGCGGAACGCCCCTCGGCCCTCGGGATCGCCCTCCCCGGCATGCCGCCGGGCTCCCCCGGGATGGGCGGCGCCCGGACCGGGCCGCTGACCATTTATCTCATCGCCCCGGACGGGGCCGCTCACCCCTGGATGCAGTGGTGA
- a CDS encoding heavy metal translocating P-type ATPase produces MTTAPREVVLPIIGMTCANCARTVERALKRAPGVVEASVNFAAEQAVVLLDPSAADLRQAVERVRAAGYEVATATVELPIRGMADANDARAIERILHRIPGVLEAAVNLATESARVTMIVGVASVRDLIRAVRDAGYEVTEAAEALEGAGEDAEQAAREAEMARQRRRLLWGLVFTLPTFWLSMQFDLLHNVMPGMTRPMGLDVLLLLLSTPVQFGVGWDFYRGAYRALRMGTANMDVLVALGTSAAYFYSLAVTVALLLGSTALGRYTYFETAAVIITLIVLGKYLEARAKGRAGEAIRALMALQPERARVLRDGREIEIPAAEVRVGDLLLVRPGERIPADGIVLEGRSAVDESMMTGESIPVEKKPGDRVLGGTVNTYGLLKIEATRVGRDTVLAGIIRLVREAQGSKAPIQRLADQVSAVFVPTVIAIAALAFLGWLLIGGAGFTRAMVNAIAVLVVACPCAMGLATPTAIMVGTGRGATMGILFRNAQALEQLGKITLIALDKTGTLTRGRPMVTRVIPGPGWTVEEVLRLAASVEQGSEHPLAQAVVEAARSQGLPLEKPVGFSALPGRGVLAHLNGTTIRVGGIAWVQAEGVRLNGLEEAVRALQEQGQTTMLVARDGEAIGVIALADALKPEAAEAVAALHRLGVQTAMITGDNRRTAEAIARQAGIDRVFAEVLPGDKAEIVRRLQAEGHRVAMVGDGINDAPALAQADVGIAMGTGTAVAMETADVTLMRGDLRLLPQAVRLSRATMRTIRQNLFWAFFYNVILIPVAALGLLHPMMAAGAMAFSFIFVVTNSLRLRGFRS; encoded by the coding sequence ATGACGACTGCGCCCCGGGAGGTGGTGCTCCCGATCATCGGCATGACCTGCGCCAACTGCGCCCGGACGGTGGAGCGGGCCCTGAAGCGGGCGCCCGGGGTGGTGGAGGCCTCGGTGAACTTCGCCGCCGAGCAGGCGGTGGTGCTCCTTGACCCCTCCGCGGCGGACCTCCGCCAGGCGGTGGAGCGCGTCCGGGCCGCCGGCTACGAGGTCGCCACCGCCACGGTGGAGCTGCCCATCCGGGGGATGGCCGACGCGAACGACGCCCGGGCCATCGAGCGGATCCTCCACCGCATCCCCGGCGTGCTGGAGGCGGCCGTCAACCTGGCGACGGAAAGCGCCCGCGTCACCATGATCGTCGGCGTGGCCTCGGTCCGCGACCTGATCCGGGCGGTCCGGGACGCCGGTTATGAGGTGACGGAAGCGGCGGAGGCGCTGGAGGGAGCCGGCGAGGACGCCGAGCAGGCGGCCCGGGAAGCGGAGATGGCCCGCCAGCGCCGCCGCCTCCTCTGGGGGCTCGTCTTCACCCTGCCCACCTTCTGGTTGAGCATGCAGTTCGACCTGCTCCACAACGTCATGCCCGGGATGACCCGGCCCATGGGTCTGGATGTGCTGTTGCTGCTCCTCAGCACCCCGGTGCAGTTCGGCGTGGGATGGGATTTCTACCGCGGGGCCTACCGGGCGTTGCGGATGGGCACGGCCAACATGGACGTGCTGGTGGCCCTGGGCACCTCCGCGGCCTACTTCTACAGCCTGGCCGTGACGGTCGCCCTCCTTCTGGGGAGCACCGCCCTCGGCCGCTACACCTACTTCGAGACCGCCGCGGTCATCATCACCCTGATCGTCCTGGGGAAGTATCTCGAGGCCCGGGCCAAGGGGCGGGCGGGCGAGGCCATCCGCGCCCTGATGGCCCTGCAACCGGAACGCGCCCGCGTCCTGCGGGACGGCCGGGAAATCGAGATCCCCGCCGCCGAGGTCCGGGTGGGGGATCTCCTCCTCGTGCGCCCCGGCGAGCGCATCCCGGCCGACGGGATCGTCCTGGAGGGCCGCTCCGCGGTGGATGAATCCATGATGACCGGGGAGTCCATCCCCGTGGAGAAGAAGCCGGGGGACCGGGTGCTGGGGGGCACGGTCAACACATATGGCCTGCTGAAGATCGAGGCCACCCGGGTCGGGCGGGACACGGTGCTGGCCGGGATCATCCGGCTGGTCCGGGAGGCGCAGGGGAGCAAAGCGCCCATCCAGCGGCTGGCGGACCAGGTCTCGGCGGTTTTCGTCCCTACGGTCATCGCCATCGCCGCGCTGGCTTTCCTGGGCTGGCTGCTGATCGGCGGGGCCGGCTTCACCCGGGCGATGGTCAACGCCATCGCCGTGCTGGTGGTCGCCTGCCCGTGCGCGATGGGCCTGGCCACCCCCACGGCGATCATGGTGGGCACCGGCCGGGGGGCGACGATGGGGATCCTCTTCCGCAACGCCCAGGCCCTGGAGCAGCTGGGGAAGATCACCCTGATCGCCCTGGATAAGACCGGCACCCTCACCCGGGGACGCCCGATGGTCACCCGGGTGATCCCGGGCCCGGGATGGACCGTGGAGGAGGTCCTGCGGCTGGCCGCCAGCGTGGAGCAGGGGAGCGAGCACCCGCTGGCCCAGGCCGTGGTGGAGGCGGCCCGGTCCCAGGGGCTCCCGCTGGAGAAGCCGGTCGGCTTCTCCGCCCTGCCCGGTCGCGGCGTGCTGGCCCACCTGAACGGCACCACCATCCGGGTGGGCGGGATCGCCTGGGTGCAGGCGGAGGGGGTGCGCCTCAACGGGCTGGAGGAGGCGGTCCGGGCGCTTCAGGAGCAGGGCCAGACCACGATGCTCGTGGCCCGGGATGGGGAGGCCATCGGGGTGATCGCCCTGGCCGACGCCTTAAAGCCCGAGGCGGCGGAGGCCGTCGCCGCCCTCCACCGGCTGGGGGTTCAGACGGCGATGATCACCGGCGACAACCGGCGCACCGCGGAGGCCATCGCCCGGCAGGCCGGCATCGACCGGGTCTTCGCCGAGGTCCTGCCCGGCGACAAGGCGGAGATCGTCCGCCGCCTGCAGGCGGAAGGACATCGGGTGGCCATGGTGGGGGACGGCATCAACGACGCTCCCGCTCTGGCCCAGGCCGATGTGGGGATCGCCATGGGGACCGGCACGGCGGTGGCGATGGAGACGGCCGACGTCACGTTGATGCGAGGGGACCTGCGCCTGCTGCCCCAGGCCGTCCGTCTCTCCCGGGCCACCATGCGCACTATCCGCCAGAACCTGTTCTGGGCTTTCTTCTACAACGTGATCCTGATCCCGGTGGCGGCCCTCGGTTTGCTCCATCCGATGATGGCCGCAGGGGCCATGGCGTTCTCCTTCATCTTCGTGGTGACCAACTCCCTGCGCTTGCGGGGATTTCGGAGCTGA
- a CDS encoding heavy-metal-associated domain-containing protein, translating to METRTFVAPNISCHHCVQTIARELKALEGVREVHGDVATRQVTVSFEPPATWDRIVAVLHEIGYPPAGA from the coding sequence ATGGAGACCCGGACCTTCGTGGCGCCGAACATCTCCTGCCATCACTGCGTCCAGACCATCGCCCGTGAGCTGAAGGCCCTGGAGGGCGTGCGGGAGGTGCACGGGGACGTGGCCACGCGACAGGTGACGGTGTCCTTCGAGCCGCCGGCCACCTGGGACCGGATCGTGGCCGTCCTTCACGAGATCGGCTACCCGCCCGCCGGCGCCTGA
- a CDS encoding metal-sensitive transcriptional regulator: protein MEAKTKAEVLRRLRSVAGHVEGIARMVEEDAYCIDIIRQIQAVQRALAKVNDLVLAQHLRTCVTTAIRGEDPEERERVLEEIVEVFEAAQKI, encoded by the coding sequence ATGGAGGCCAAGACGAAGGCGGAGGTCCTGCGGCGCCTGCGCAGCGTCGCCGGGCATGTGGAGGGGATCGCCCGGATGGTGGAGGAGGACGCCTACTGCATCGACATCATCCGCCAGATCCAGGCGGTCCAGCGGGCCCTGGCGAAGGTCAACGACCTGGTGCTGGCCCAGCACCTGCGCACCTGCGTCACCACCGCCATCCGCGGCGAGGACCCCGAGGAGCGGGAGCGGGTGCTGGAGGAGATCGTGGAGGTCTTCGAGGCCGCCCAGAAAATCTGA